GCATATTGGCATTGTAACCTGTAACTGGCAGGCCATTCTTAGGTCCTTCATAACCTTTACTGGTGCCATTGTCTGTCATATACAAAATTAGGGTGTTTTCAGCCAAACCATTTTGCTGTAAGTAGTCTCTTAATTTACCGACATTTTTATCTACAGTTGTGATCATGCCATAAAATCTGGCGCGGCTTTCTGGTACACCTTGCTCTAAATAAGGTTTAAATAATTTTTCCTCAACGTTAAAAGGGCCATGGGGCGTATTAGCCGCCAAGTAGATAAAGAATGGTTTTTGCTCAGACTGGCTTTGGCTAATAAATTTTTGAGCTTGCTCAAACCACACATCTGTTGTGTAACCTTGAGTTTTAACTGGTACACCATTTTCAAAGTAAGTGTCGTCAAAATAGTCGTTACCCCAGTAATCTGGTGTTTCACCGGCTACACCACCACCATGAATAAATGACTTATCAAACCCTCTATCTGTAGGTCTAAAAGGGTAGTTGTCGCCTAAATGCCATTTGCCAAAAATGCCTGTGGCATAGTCATTATGTTTAAATACATCTGCCATGGTCATTTCTTCTTTATATAAATGATTACGACCGGCAAAGGTTAGCCACACACCAACTCGACTCGAATATCTACCTGTCATTAAACCGGCACGGGAAGGCGAACAAGTGGGATCTACATGAAAGTCTGTTAATTGAATACCGTCAGTAGCGAGTTTGTCTAAATTAGGCGTTTTGACTATTGGATTACCCGTTACTGAAAAATCTCCATAACCTTGATCATCTGACAACAAAACGATGACATTGGGTTTTTGTATGGCATTTTTATCGCCATGATGATTGGCTAGGGCATTAATACTGTATGTATTGATCAGTAAACTAATGGCAATGAGTAACAGTCTATTCACACTTAATTCTCTCATGGTTAACAATTTACAAAGTGTGATTGTATATGTAAATAAAGAGACCTGTATATAAAATTACGAATAATTTACATTTAAACTATTAACTCCTATGCAAAGACAAAATTATTGTTTAGATACATTGATAGCCGTGCCTAAAGGAATGTTGTCTACTTTTAAACTTGGATTCCATTGCAATAGATCAGCAACTAAAACGCCGTACTTTTTAGACAATTGATACATAGTTTCGCCTTTTTGCATGATATGCAGGCGAGGAGGGGCAAGGAGAATAGTGTTTGTATTCTCGGAATGATTAGTTTTATTCGTTGTTTGAACTGTTGTTTTAAGAACTTGAGGCACTGTTTGTTGGGGTTTAGTCTCAGCAGTCTCAGCGGCACGTAATTGATTTAATGCTAGGGCTCGTCTTTGTTCACGTTTGGTCAAAATTATATATTTGCGGGTATATTCATTGTTAGGGAATAATGAATATAAGTGATTACCTATTTTAGTGACTTGGTCTGATTGATTTAGCGCTATGTAAACTTCGATTGCCGTCCACAATGTTTTTGCATCAATTGTCACTTTTGTACTTTCATACTTAGTCATTAGCTCTTGCGCTGCAGAAAACTTTTGCTGGCTTACCTTGAGGTAAGCTAAGGCTAAGTAAACTAAAGGCTCATGTGACTGAGTATTGTCGAGTTTTTCTAGCCAATATCTAGCATCATCTAAACGCTTGGCATTAAAAAAACACAAACCAATTTGCGTTAACACGTTACTTTGTAGGGTAGGGGCTGAAGGCGTTGATGGATCATCTGCAGTCGAAGAGCGGGGGCTGATTATTACTGCCTCACCATACCCTTGTAATGCAGGCCATTTTTTCTCAACGCAGAAGTAATCGAGTAAATTTTCAGATACCAGTTGTTGGTTTAACTGTGGTTCAAATTGTTTATTATCCAGCGCCATTAAAAAGGCCTGTTGAGCGGCAACACTATTTCCTTTGGCTGCATAAA
The sequence above is a segment of the Paraglaciecola sp. L3A3 genome. Coding sequences within it:
- a CDS encoding LysM peptidoglycan-binding domain-containing protein translates to MIRKTLLLNGLLLVVACSSQQTAPTPQLNQHKIPAADTNLSNKTLLSYVRAYLLIGNIDKAQQNFNKLKNPEQSTDFALVQAELYAAKGNSVAAQQAFLMALDNKQFEPQLNQQLVSENLLDYFCVEKKWPALQGYGEAVIISPRSSTADDPSTPSAPTLQSNVLTQIGLCFFNAKRLDDARYWLEKLDNTQSHEPLVYLALAYLKVSQQKFSAAQELMTKYESTKVTIDAKTLWTAIEVYIALNQSDQVTKIGNHLYSLFPNNEYTRKYIILTKREQRRALALNQLRAAETAETKPQQTVPQVLKTTVQTTNKTNHSENTNTILLAPPRLHIMQKGETMYQLSKKYGVLVADLLQWNPSLKVDNIPLGTAINVSKQ